One window of Phoenix dactylifera cultivar Barhee BC4 chromosome 5, palm_55x_up_171113_PBpolish2nd_filt_p, whole genome shotgun sequence genomic DNA carries:
- the LOC103699584 gene encoding SKP1-like protein 1A has translation MATAAGDAKKTITLRSSDGEEFEVEEAAAKQSKTLTNIIEDGCADGGIPVSNVTGKVLAKVLEYCKKHADSAATEEEIAAWDYEYINVEQDVLYEVIVASNYLNIKSLLELGCRGAADMIKGRTPAEIRQWFKIPNDFSAEELREVKREMLWAFE, from the exons ATGGCGACAGCGGCGGGCGATGCGAAGAAGACGATAACGTTGCGGAGCTCCGACGGGGAGGAGTtcgaggtggaggaggcggcggcgaaGCAGTCGAAGACGCTCACGAACATCATCGAGGACGGGTGCGCCGACGGCGGGATCCCCGTCTCCAACGTCACTGGCAAAGTCCTCGCCAAGGTCCTCGAGTACTGCAAGAAGCACGCCGACTCTGCCGCCACTGAGGAGGAGATCGCCGCCTGGGACTACGAGTACATCAACGTGGAGCAGGACGTCCTCTACGAGGTCATCGTG GCCTCCAACTATCTGAACATCAAAAGCCTTTTGGAGCTCGGCTGCCGCGGAGCGGCTGATATGATCAAGGGAAGGACTCCTGCGGAGATCCGGCAGTGGTTCAAAATCCCGAATGACTTCTCTGCTGAGGAATTGCGAGAGGTCAAGAGGGAGATGTTATGGGCCTTTgaataa